A region of the Candidatus Zixiibacteriota bacterium genome:
ATTATAATCTTTTTGTATATATTTTTTTACCCTCTTCCCTGGGGAATAAGTAAGAAAAACACCTCCATAACAGTGGAAAAAGGTGATAATCTTCATAAGATCTCGCAAAAGCTGGGAAACTCTGGCCTGGGATTCAATTCCCCTCTTCTTTTTCTTTCCGCCAAACTCTTGGGGATTGACAGAAAGATAATCCCAGGCAGATATGATTTTCAAAAGGGAATAACATTTTCCGGGCTCTTGACGAAGCTGTCCAAAAACGAAATCTCCTCTATTGAGGTTACTATACCTGAAGGGTATAATCTTTACCAGATAGCATCTCTTCTGAAAAGGGAAACCGGATTAGATTCCCTTCTTTTCGTGAAGGCTACATCTGACACCAGCCTGATACATAGATTAGGCCTGGATTCCAAAAATCTGGAGGGTTATCTTTTCCCTGACACCTACAGGCTTTTCTGGAAAATGGAGCCTGAAAAAATCATTGAACTGATGGTGGATGAGTTAAAGAAAATCATAGATATCTCTTTTCCTCTTCAACTGAGGAATTTTAACTTCAGCCTCTCGCAACTGGTCACCTTAGCTTCTCTGGTGGAATCTGAAGCCGGGATGGACAAGGAAAGGCCCTTGATCTCCGCGGTCTATCATAACCGTTTAAAAATCGGAATGCCTCTGCAGTGCGACCCTACGGTGATCTATGCTTTAGGAGGCTTGAGCCGACCTTTAAACCATAAAGATTTAGAAGTGGATTCCCCTTATAATACTTACAAACATCCAGGTCTCCCCCCCGGACCTATCAATAACCCGGGAAAAGCTTCCATCTTAGCTGCTTTATTCCCGGCAGAAGTAAACTATCTTTATTTTGTGGCAAAAGGTGATGGCTCGCATATTTTCTCAGTCGATTTAGAAGAGCATAACCGGGCAATCGCTAAGATAAAAAGAGAAAACAAAAGTTAAAATCCCGGTATTCCCACCTTGCCCACCAAGGGGGGGATTTTTCTCTGTGGAGACGCATTGCCATGCATCTCTACTTTAATAACACCAATTTCTTCGCCTCAGAGAAATCCCCAACCCCGCCGTTGGCGGGATTTTTAACTTTCAATTGATAAAAATAGACCCCTGAAGCAACCTCTCTCCCTGAATCATCCTTCCCATCCCAGAGCACAGACTTATAACCAGGAGTCAAATTCTCCGAAACTAAGGTTCTCACCTTTCTTCCTAAAAGGTCATAGATATTTAGGCTGACAAAACCTGAATTCACCAGAGCAAATTCTATCTTAGTGCTCTGATTAAAAGGATTTGGGTAATTCTGAGACAAGGAAAACTGTTTGGGTAACTGGTCAATATCCTCTTCATCTTCTACGTTGACAATAATAGTCCGATTAAGAAGAATGAAAATGTTGTTGTCAACATAATTTGCCACAGCTAAATCCAGATCACCATCCTTATCTAAATCTGCACAAAAAACAGATAAAGGACGGTATCCTACCCCATAGTCCACCGCACTCTGAAAGCTCCCATCCCCGTTATTCTTTAAGATGGAGACATTATTGCTCTCATTATTTGCCACTGTCAGGTCCAGACTACCATCCTTATCTAAATCTGCACAAAAAACATCAGAAGGACCGTTTCCTGCAGCATAATCCACTTTAGACTGAAAAGTACCATCCCCGTTGTTCTTTAAAATGGAGACACTCTCACTAGTCCAAATATACCAATTTGCCACTGCCAGGTCTAAATCTGTATCCCCATCTAAATCCGCACAAAAAACAGAATAAGGATAATAACCTGCGCCATAATCTATCCTTGTATCAAAAAGTGGCTCAAAAGCTGGTGTAGTCGAAGGGATAAGTAATAATAGAGAAGAGAGTGTAAAAACTTTAATTTTTAGAGACATCTTTCCCTCCTTTTTAAGGTTGGAATTTTTAAAATCACTATAATCATAACTCAAAAATTGAAAAAGGCAAGGGAAATTTTTCTTCACAGCAGATAGAGCAGATTAAGCAGATTCGAGAAACGGATAGATAGGATAAAATTGCTGATATCAGCCTCAAGGTCAAATTCGACTTAATCCCATTAATCAGCTGTGAGGCATTTTTTGCTCAAAGCGGATGTTATCATCCGCTTATTCTCCCTGCTGGATGATAACATCCAGCAGGAGCGAAGTCCATTGGATGCACTCCATAAAGAAAATTTAAACCACCACTTTTCTTTTCAGATTAAATCTTTCAAGAAGTTGCGGATTTTGTAAAATCTCTTTTGGTTCTCCCCTGGCAGAAAGCTCGCCTTTTGGACCCATCAGGTAAAGGGTATCCGCAATCTCCGGAACCAGTTCCAGATCATGCAGGGCAGTTATCACTGTGGTGTGTCTGGATAAATTAATCTCTTTTAAAATCTGAATGAATTCCTCTTCAGACTTCTGGTCTAAATTGGCAAAAGGCTCATCCAGGATCAAAAGCTCCGGTT
Encoded here:
- a CDS encoding FG-GAP-like repeat-containing protein, coding for MSLKIKVFTLSSLLLLIPSTTPAFEPLFDTRIDYGAGYYPYSVFCADLDGDTDLDLAVANWYIWTSESVSILKNNGDGTFQSKVDYAAGNGPSDVFCADLDKDGSLDLTVANNESNNVSILKNNGDGSFQSAVDYGVGYRPLSVFCADLDKDGDLDLAVANYVDNNIFILLNRTIIVNVEDEEDIDQLPKQFSLSQNYPNPFNQSTKIEFALVNSGFVSLNIYDLLGRKVRTLVSENLTPGYKSVLWDGKDDSGREVASGVYFYQLKVKNPANGGVGDFSEAKKLVLLK
- the mltG gene encoding endolytic transglycosylase MltG, producing the protein MKRLVRRKNLTKIGISFFILLIIIFLYIFFYPLPWGISKKNTSITVEKGDNLHKISQKLGNSGLGFNSPLLFLSAKLLGIDRKIIPGRYDFQKGITFSGLLTKLSKNEISSIEVTIPEGYNLYQIASLLKRETGLDSLLFVKATSDTSLIHRLGLDSKNLEGYLFPDTYRLFWKMEPEKIIELMVDELKKIIDISFPLQLRNFNFSLSQLVTLASLVESEAGMDKERPLISAVYHNRLKIGMPLQCDPTVIYALGGLSRPLNHKDLEVDSPYNTYKHPGLPPGPINNPGKASILAALFPAEVNYLYFVAKGDGSHIFSVDLEEHNRAIAKIKRENKS